ATACAATTCCTTGGCGATGTCGAGCCCTTGCTCGACATACAGTGTGCTGACGAGTTTGCCTTCGTCGCCGGTCTGAATGGTGACAAGCGTTGAGCCGAGCATCCGCTGGGCGTTTTCGACGGCCTGTTCTGCCGACTTGACCAGCACCACGCCTGGCTGTTCGGGGTGTTCCTTGAAGCGTCCCTTGCCGCGTCCGCCGGCGTGAATCTGCGACTTCACCACGCAGACCTTCGTCCCCAGTTGCTCGTAGGCTTTGGCGGCATCGGCGGCGTTCTTGACCACAATGCCGCGCGGAATCGGCACGCCGGCTTTGGCAAACAGTTCCTTGGCCTGGTATTCGTGAATTTTCATGTTGGCAAAATGCGTTGAAAAGAGGACGGCCAGCACATCCGCGGAAGGATGCCGCTGCAGGAAGTCGAGACGCTTCCGGATGATATTCGCTGGAGCGGCGAAACGAAACCGACTGAGAAAGACAGGAATTGAGCCACAGATGGACACAGATGAACACTGATAAGATCGAGAGAGGCAGATTGCAGTCTGATTACATTTTCTTGCATTTCATCTGTGTGAATCCGTGTTCATCTGTGGCTAATTTCTCTTTGATTTCCTCAGCTCCAACAAATTGCCTCGACACGCGGCTTCGACCCCATGCGGCAGCGACAGCTTTGTCGGCGTGCCGTTCACCAGCATGCTGGCGAGGTGGTCGAGGTGCTGGAAGCCGAGCCCCTGTCGCGGCCAGCTTTGCTGTTGCCAGGCGAGGCTCAGAGCTTCGCGGATCACGGCGACGGGCATCGTTGCAAACTCGTTGCGATTGAATCGGATTGAGTCTGGCTGCACATCTATAACCGCCTTCTGCAGCAATTGCCTTGCAAGCTGCTCGATCGCCGCTTGCTGGTCAGACGCCTGGATTGCCAGGCGTTCCAGTGCCTCGTCGACTTTGGGATTGAACTCCGCTCGCAGTTTCGGCAGCAGATCGTGGCGGATTCGATTTCTGGTGTACTGCAACTCCACGTTGGTGGGGTCGGTGAGAAAGGTTTGATCCCAGGCGGCCAGTGCCGACAGCAAATCAGCGCGTCGCAACTTCAACAACGGGCGAATGAGCGTCAGGTCGGCGTCCAGTTCTCGCTGCGGAGGAATCCCCCCCAGTCCTTTCAGCCCGCTGCCGCGTAAAATGTGATGTAGGACCGTTTCAGTCTGGTCGTCGGCAGTATGGGCGACGGCGAGATACCGACACCCCTGCTCTTTCGCCGTCTGCCTGAGAAATCCATACCGCAGCTTCCGCGCAGACTCCTCGGGCATCATTTCGCTGCCCCCCTCTCCCCTGTACTCAGAGGAGAGGGGCCGGGGGTGAGGGGCGTCTCCGGCCTCGCGTCGACCAATGATGCAAGGAACCCGTAAACCAGCCGCCAACTGACTGAC
This window of the Planctomicrobium piriforme genome carries:
- the tilS gene encoding tRNA lysidine(34) synthetase TilS, with the protein product MTNDKSPLSDALQSALTALHIQDAPLLVAVSGGADSVALLLGLCDLRESLRLQLTVAHFDHALRADSAEDAQWVSQLAAGLRVPCIIGRREAGDAPHPRPLSSEYRGEGGSEMMPEESARKLRYGFLRQTAKEQGCRYLAVAHTADDQTETVLHHILRGSGLKGLGGIPPQRELDADLTLIRPLLKLRRADLLSALAAWDQTFLTDPTNVELQYTRNRIRHDLLPKLRAEFNPKVDEALERLAIQASDQQAAIEQLARQLLQKAVIDVQPDSIRFNRNEFATMPVAVIREALSLAWQQQSWPRQGLGFQHLDHLASMLVNGTPTKLSLPHGVEAACRGNLLELRKSKRN